GGGCCTCGAGGGCGCGCACCGCGGCGAGCCGCAGAGCGGCCGTCATCCCCAGCTCGTCGATCTCCTCGTGGGAGGCGTGCCCGAGAGCATGTGCCGTCACCCAGCTCTCCAGCGTCTCGGCGAGCACTTCGCGCCGCTTCGGGCTGATCAGCTTGGAGTCGGTGAGACCTTCGGGCGGTCGGCGCAGCCCGGTGACGGCGGCGCACACAGTGACCGGTCCCGCCCACGCACCGCGACCGACCTCGTCCACACCGGCGACGATCTTGGCTCCGGTGGTGGCGCGCAGTGAGCGCTCGACGCTGTGAGTGGGTGGTTCGTACGGCATGGCGCCAGATAGCCTACGCCGCCTTGACCACTCAGCGACACCCCGGTACGACCGGCCCCTTCTCCGTCCACGCGGCACGATGCCACCACACACCCCGGCGCCGACTCAGATCCACGGTCGGCGCCGCCTCGCGTCACGCCCCCCGCGGCCGCAGCAGCGGAACCATCACCTGATCGATCATCTCCGTGAGATCACGCTCTTCCCATTCGCTCGCGCACACCTTGGAGCGGTACATCATCATCGCAGGAATGACATCGCAGACGTACGCGTCAGCGGCGCCGGGGCGAACCTCTCCCCGCTCGATCCCGCGGTTCACGACCTCTTTGATCAGCTCGACGCTCGGCTGGACGACGCCCTCGAAGATCACCTCATGGAAGCGCTGCGCCGTCGCCGAGTCGCATTCGTGAAGAACCGAACGCAGAGCGAATCCGGGGCGCGAGTACATCGCCTCACGCATCAGGCCGCAGAGCTCGATCAGGTCCTCCCGGACGCTGCCGCGGTCCGGCGCTCCGTCGAGCCTGGGCAGCGCCGCCTGGAGGGCGTCCGCGACGAGCTCCTCCTTGGACGGCCAGCGGCGGTAGACGGCGGCCTTGCCCGTCTGCGCTCCGGCGGCGACGCCTTCCATCGTGAGGGCGTTCCAGCCGACCGTACTGAGCTGCTCCAGCGCGGCTTCCAGGATGGCCCGCTCCAGCACGGGGCCACGCCGGCGCAGGGTGGCCGTCCGAGCGGGGGCGGCCGTCCAGCGCGAAGTATCCATCGTCTTCTCTCCGTTGGGGAACCGGGTGTTCTCGGCAGCTTCTTCAGTGAACGGTTGCGTTCACTGATGGGGAGTCACTACCGTTCGAGGCGACAGTGAACGGTTGCGTTCACTAACGCACTTGTGGGGGATCCATAGTGTCAACCTCTCAGTTAACTCAAGATCAGAAGCCGAACAAGCCAGGGAAGCCGGGGCAGGCACGACGGGCCGGGCGCCCCGGCATAGCCCTCGCCGTCATCGCGGCCTGCCAACTCATGGTGGTACTCGACGCGACGATTGTGAACATCGCGCTCCCGCACATTCAGGGCGCGCTCAAGTTCTCCACGACAGATCTCACTTGGGTCGTCAGCGCGTACACGCTCACCTTCGGTGGGCTGCTGCTTCTCGGTGGTCGCGCGGGAGACATCCTCGGTCGCCGCCGGGTCTTCATGTCCGGCATCCTGCTCTTCACGCTCGCCTCCCTGCTCGGCGGACTCGCCCAGGAACCCTGGCAGTTGCTGGCGGCCCGGGCCCTGCAGGGCGTCGGTGGCGCGATCGCGTCGCCCACCTCGCTCGCCCTCATCACCACGACGTTCCCCGAAGGCCCGGAGCGGAACCGCGCGTTCGGCGTCTTCGCGGCCGTCTCCGCGGGCGGCGGCGCCGTCGGTCTCCTCGCCGGCGGCATGCTCACGGAGTGGCTCGACTGGCGCTGGGTGCTGTTCGTGAACGTACCCATCGGCATCCTCATCGCGGTGCTGGCGCCGATGTACATCAACGAGTCCGAACGCCACCCGGGACGCTTCGACATCGCGGGCGCGCTCACCTCCACGGCGGGCATGGCCTCGCTCGTGTACGGCTTCATCCGGGCGTCGGAGGAGGGCTGGCGGGACAGCATCAGCGTGGGCTCGTTCGTCGCCGCCGTGGTGCTGCTGCTCGCCTTCGTGTTCATCGAGAGCCGGGCGAAGGAACCCA
The DNA window shown above is from Streptomyces sp. NBC_01445 and carries:
- a CDS encoding TetR/AcrR family transcriptional regulator; the encoded protein is MDTSRWTAAPARTATLRRRGPVLERAILEAALEQLSTVGWNALTMEGVAAGAQTGKAAVYRRWPSKEELVADALQAALPRLDGAPDRGSVREDLIELCGLMREAMYSRPGFALRSVLHECDSATAQRFHEVIFEGVVQPSVELIKEVVNRGIERGEVRPGAADAYVCDVIPAMMMYRSKVCASEWEERDLTEMIDQVMVPLLRPRGA
- a CDS encoding MFS transporter; translated protein: MSTSQLTQDQKPNKPGKPGQARRAGRPGIALAVIAACQLMVVLDATIVNIALPHIQGALKFSTTDLTWVVSAYTLTFGGLLLLGGRAGDILGRRRVFMSGILLFTLASLLGGLAQEPWQLLAARALQGVGGAIASPTSLALITTTFPEGPERNRAFGVFAAVSAGGGAVGLLAGGMLTEWLDWRWVLFVNVPIGILIAVLAPMYINESERHPGRFDIAGALTSTAGMASLVYGFIRASEEGWRDSISVGSFVAAVVLLLAFVFIESRAKEPITPLRMFADRNRSGTYVIMLSLAAAMFGMFFFIVLFAQNVLNYTPIEAGLAFLPVTAAIIVGAGLSQRLLPVLGPKPFMMTGATFVLLGLGWQTFVSPDSSYVGGVLGPMLLFGIGMGLNFVTLTLTAVSGVAQHEAGAASGLLNAMQQVGGSLGLSILTTVFGTASRNEAKDQIPSFMAQATPEQKAEFAKTHQLPAPWGHQVLAEGISTAFIPAAAMALLALIVATVVIRVRKSDLEALAGTAGAAGPAGG